From the Lactobacillus sp. PV034 genome, the window CTTTTAAGATAGGAATTTTATCATGTCCAATTATTCGGCTAATGACTTGCTTAATCTTATTAAACAATTACGAACTCATACTGATTCAAGCTCAAAAGAAAAAAGATGGATTCAGTTACATTTATCTGATCCACAATTAACCAAAATTATCCCTTCGCTTTCAGTTGTAGCTCTACATATTCTTTCTATTTTAGAAAAAAAAGATCTAACCGGAATTGATTTAGCTAATAAATTGAATGTTACCCGTGGAGGTATTACTCGGGCGGCTCAAAAATTAATTACTAATAATTTAGTTCAAACTTTTAAACATGAAGATGATCAAAAGCGCATTTATTATTCCCTCACTTCACAGGGAGCCAAAATTGCCAAGGTTCATGATCAAATGCATATGAGAATAAATAATAAATTTGAACAATTTATTAAAAATAAATATTCTTCAGCTGATCTAAATCTTATCGGAGGCTTTTTAAGCGATATTTTATTAATGGAAAATAATTTTGATACCGAAAAAGCTGAGTCTGATTAATAGACTCAGCTTTTTTTACTTCTTAAAATATTGACCCTTATTTACTTCATAGTATTTCTTATAACGATCAATATAATTGTGGAACATGTAATGCATTAACAGCCAACGCTTAAAGTTACGATCTTTCTTATAAAAGACAGTTGTACCATAACGTCCTTCACTGATTAACTTTTCAGCTTCTTTTTTAGCTGGATTATCAAAAGCATATTTCTTAAAGATCTTAACTGGCACACCTAACCAAAGCATGTACTTGCTCTTATCTTTATTCCCATACACTGTTGGCTTATCCTTAAGACTATCTTCAACGTAGTCTTCAACATACCATTTAGCTAAGTTATAGCCATTTAAAGTTACATAAAAACTTGACCGACCTTGACGTAAATTGATTTCGAAGAACTTATATTCTCCATCACGTTCATCATACTTGATATCAAAGTTAGCCATTCCTGT encodes:
- a CDS encoding MarR family transcriptional regulator, whose amino-acid sequence is MSNYSANDLLNLIKQLRTHTDSSSKEKRWIQLHLSDPQLTKIIPSLSVVALHILSILEKKDLTGIDLANKLNVTRGGITRAAQKLITNNLVQTFKHEDDQKRIYYSLTSQGAKIAKVHDQMHMRINNKFEQFIKNKYSSADLNLIGGFLSDILLMENNFDTEKAESD